Proteins encoded within one genomic window of Ovis aries strain OAR_USU_Benz2616 breed Rambouillet chromosome 1, ARS-UI_Ramb_v3.0, whole genome shotgun sequence:
- the SUCNR1 gene encoding succinate receptor 1: MEWNATCEHWQAVQTALESCYLPIFYGIEFVVGIFGNTAVVFGYLFCLKNWNSSNIYLFNLSICDLAFLCTLPMLMRQYAQSKWTYGYVLCISNRYVLHANLYTSILFLTFISIDRYLLMNYPFREHLLQKKAFAILISLAIWGLVTLELLPILLFIHSDDNSNNCTDYASSGDPNHSLIYSLCLTFLGFLIPLFVMCFFYLKIAIFLKQRNRQLTTALPLGKPLHLVIMAVVIFSVLFTPYHVMRNVRIASRLETWKKSPCTEAIINSLYILTRPLAFLNSVINPVFYFLLGDHFREMLMNKLRHHFKALTSFRR, translated from the exons ATG gAATGGAACGCAACTTGTGAACACTGGCAGGCCGTGCAGACTGCCCTGGAAAGCTGCTACCTTCCCATTTTTTATGGCATTGAGTTTGTTGTGGGAATCTTTGGGAATACTGCTGTTGTTTTTGGCTACCTCTTCTGCCTGAAGAACTGGAACAGCAGTAACATCTACCTCTTCAACCTCTCTATCTGTGACTTGGCTTTTTTGTGTACCCTTCCCATGCTGATGAGACAGTACGCCCAGAGCAAATGGACATACGGATATGTGTTGTGTATAAGCAACCGATATGTACTTCATGCCAACCTCTATACCAGTATTCTTTTCCTCACTTTCATCAGCATCGATAGATATCTGCTCATGAACTATCCTTTCCGGGAGCACCTCCTGCAAAAGAAAGCATTCGCTATTTTAATATCTTTGGCCATTTGGGGTTTAGTAACCTTAGAGCTCCTGCCCATACTTCTTTTTATACATTCTgatgacaacagcaacaactgtaCTGATTATGCAAGTTCTGGGGACCCCAATCACAGCCTCATTTATAGCCTGTGTCTAACCTTTCTGGGCTTTCTCATTCCCCTTTTTGTGATGTGCTTCTTTTATTTGAAGATTGCTATCTTTCTAAAGCAGAGGAACAGGCAGCTCACTACAGCTTTGCCCCTTGGGAAGCCTCTCCACTTAGTCATCATGGCAGTTGTGATCTTCTCTGTGCTTTTTACTCCCTACCATGTCATGCGAAATGTCCGGATTGCTTCACGCCTGGAGACCTGGAAGAAGTCCCCATGTACTGAAGCCATCATCAACTCCTTGTATATCCTGACAAGGCCATTAGCCTTTCTGAACAGTGTCATCAACCCTGTCTTCTATTTCCTTTTGGGAGATCACTTCAGGGAGATGTTGATGAATAAACTGAGGCACCACTTCAAGGCCCTTACATCCTTCAGAAGATGA